The Capsicum annuum cultivar UCD-10X-F1 chromosome 1, UCD10Xv1.1, whole genome shotgun sequence sequence GAAGATAAGGAATTAGGGTTTGGAAATGGGGGGATTGGGAATGTGGGTGTGGGTTTGAAGAGGACGACGAGGAGTTCGAAGAGAGGGAAGAATGAAGCTGGAAATGTAGATGAAGTTGAGAGCTTTAGTGTATTTGAAGGGACTACAAGGAGGACTCGGGGTTCTAGGAAAGTGGAGAGTGTGAAAAATGGGGTTGATAATGTGAATGAAGCTGAGAATGTTGATGTTGAAAGAGAGGGTAAGCGGTGTCCGAGGAGGACTGGGCGTTCTAAGGAAGTGGAGAGTGTGATACATGCGGTTGCTAGTGCGAATGCAGCTGAGAATAATGATGTTGTTGAAAGAGACGGTAAACGGTGTCCGAGGAAGACTAGGGGTTCTAAGAAAGCTGATGTTGTTGATAATGCTATGGAGGAAAGTGAAAGTCTTGCTGTAGTTGAAGAAGAGCAACAGAAGAAACCTAGTCCGAGGAGGACTAGGGGTTCTAGGAAAGTGGGGAGTGTTAAAGATGGAACTGATGGTGTGCAGGAAAATGAAAGTCTTGCTGTAGTTGAAGAAGAGCGAGAGAGGAAACCTAGTCCGAGGAGGACCAGGGGTTCTAAGAGAGCGCAAAATATTAAATGGACTGATAGTGTGGAGGAACCTAAGAATTCTGCAGCAATTGATGTagataaagagaaaaaagtgTGTTCAAGGAGGACTAGGGGTTCACGGAAGGAGGAAGATGTGGAAAATCGCCATGAAAATGCAGGTGAAATCAGAGAATTGAAGAAACTTGGGAAGGGGAAGGGAAGCACTGCAAAAATGGTGCATTCGGAGGAAGATGAGCTAATGGAGAAGTTGGAAAGAGACCCAAAAGATTGTGAAGAAGCAATTCAGAGCAATGTCAATGAGGGAGTAGAAAGAAATATGCTCGAGGGGGTGAGAGTGGAATTTGGCCGGGACGGTTGTGAGGGGTCAGTTAGTAATGTTGGCTTTAACATCAGTGAAGATGTCCAAATGGAGGAGGAGGTGAATTTAGAGGAAATGACACTTGGAGGGTGGTTTGATTATTTAGAGGTTAATTTGCCAAAACAAATAATTGATGCCACTGAGAAGATGATTTTAGGTATGACACAGAAAACAGAGAAATATCAGGAGTTCATGTTGCAGCAGAAGAATGCAAAGGATTGTGATGGAATACCGAAGGGTTAGACCAAGGACTCCGTAGTAAGGTTACAATGTTAGATGATTTTCTTTTGCATTGCTCTTTGTATTAGGCGAAGTCATTTTCTAGACATCCTTGAGTTGCTTATTTGCATAAATTCTACTCTATTGTATCTGTGTACAGTGAACCCTTTGTTTACATACAACAACTGAAAGATTCTCATTTAGTTGAAGTAATCTAAATTTTGATAACAAAAcacttatttttttgttgttaaattCTTATTCTGTAAAGTCAGTGATGAATCTGATTCGTATATATGCTCAATGACCTCATGTCTAACGCAGGATACCTATCATTGGACTTATGTTAATATGGTTCAGGAGACCTCAAAAGTCCAAAACAATGTCCTGTGGGGCATCAAGATTGGGATACTGACCTGTTATTTTCAATTCTAATATAATACAGAATAGAGAGGCATTAGCTTTTACAGTCAGTAACTGCACCTTAGTTATAATATCCAGAATATATGGTAGAGTGGAAGTGGGGAACAGGTTTTACCACCATACAATAAGCTTAAGTAAAATATTAGATGATCAAGAATTTAGCAGAGTTTCCAGATAAGGGATATAAGGATACATCTAGAGTGTTTTTTGCTGTACCTGGGAATTCATGAAACAAACCATAACTGGTTTTCTTATTGGCTAGCACTAGTTAATATCACTGCTTTCCCTTATTGCTTTCTCTACACATCTTAAATACGTTCCGGATTATTACCTGTCATATAGTTTTTATGTACCAATCATTTATCATATAGTTTGTTCCCGGAATTGTAGGCTTTTTTTTGCTATGTCAAGAAAAATGGTTTGTAGACTTAAACAACTAATACAGGGGGCATCCTGTGAAGATAAAATACCCTATTTAGACAATGATTTGAGATTTCATTTAGACTAAATCTGTTGACATGTCGAGTTGGGTTTTGAGTTTGTTGTTGCGAATTGTTTGGCTGGTGATCCTCG is a genomic window containing:
- the LOC107867713 gene encoding FHA domain-containing protein At4g14490 is translated as MQNSFQFSIPHSFSPPKFHFPLTYNLNSFTSSTHHQPVPAHTPLAQKMEEQEGSLLHLTMEKGPNSGQNLSYKPGSKIQIGRVIRGNTISIKDEGISSKHLSIHFESGLWVINDLGSSNGTFLNKIAIDPSRPTKLNNGDVIKIGEETSIKVGIEGMRVDLGENRRRNTRRKGLGVIDEDKELGFGNGGIGNVGVGLKRTTRSSKRGKNEAGNVDEVESFSVFEGTTRRTRGSRKVESVKNGVDNVNEAENVDVEREGKRCPRRTGRSKEVESVIHAVASANAAENNDVVERDGKRCPRKTRGSKKADVVDNAMEESESLAVVEEEQQKKPSPRRTRGSRKVGSVKDGTDGVQENESLAVVEEERERKPSPRRTRGSKRAQNIKWTDSVEEPKNSAAIDVDKEKKVCSRRTRGSRKEEDVENRHENAGEIRELKKLGKGKGSTAKMVHSEEDELMEKLERDPKDCEEAIQSNVNEGVERNMLEGVRVEFGRDGCEGSVSNVGFNISEDVQMEEEVNLEEMTLGGWFDYLEVNLPKQIIDATEKMILGMTQKTEKYQEFMLQQKNAKDCDGIPKG